From the Trifolium pratense cultivar HEN17-A07 linkage group LG4, ARS_RC_1.1, whole genome shotgun sequence genome, the window TTTTACAAGCAATATTAGATTTGCAAAATCTAACATGGTGATGGTGGGTGCAAGACCCATTCATATCATTGGACCCACATTAACGTATTTATTGTGCCTCTAACTCCTTGAACATACTATATGCATCCTGTTGGAAATGAGGAGTGCAAAATTCTTCTAGTGTTAATGAATGACAGGTGATAAGTTTGATCCCTTAGCAAGCCTACAAGACATTCCAAAATGCATTCAATACGAATTAGGTCCACCATTTAATTGGTGGTTTTGTCTAACCTGCACAAGTGGAGAAAGTCCTACACCATGCACAAATTAACAATtatactataacgaatacgaattttacaaaatttaccgtttgattgaaaatttatatcgtatagatcatcaataaaaaatttgaaaaaaattaaaattcatttgatatgtcattgagaCTCATCAATATTAACGGTAGTcaataaaaaaccataaaacgttAATCTTAATGAgttttaataacatatcaaataatttttattttttttcatcttgGATACTTAACTTCCATGAGTGGGGTCCCTAACGGTAAATAACTGTCGGGAGAGGAACCCAAGAGAATCATGGATGCCAACTTTGTTTAAAACCGTGTGAACTCCATTAaatcaaagaaattaaaaaatcattaaaaaatgacTCACTTATGGCCAATacgtatttaattatttaaagtCTAGGTGGGTCGTCAATTCCATCACTAATCATATCATGATTTTTGGAATCGCGAgcagtaataaaaaaaaagtcatgttaacttgtgcttTAAGGGTAGTATATGTTAAGctacataaaaatagaaatataacatttaataatacaaagaatttaatgtttagataattgaatacaccataagttcaataattttttttcacatttatcttaacattctcctaaaaaAACCAATTGAATAGGCCTCGATTGTCTTGTGTGAAAACAACAATAGGTAATTTTGATTTTCATTTGATTGAAAATCAGATTAATAAAATCACCTATAAACAATGTTCATcgttaattttttattggataGTTAAAATGAGTAACTATATGCCAAATTGTGTctaatctaaattttaaaatagggtcTAATCATTTAGgagaatttaaatttaatttcttataaaaataattttcaattagaTTTTACTTAGTTCGCAGTCGAATTCAATCAAAGgatcaaaaattaaatttaaaatcaagGGTGAGTAAACTAAAGTTAACATTAAATTAAGCAATTAGTATTTTTTGAGGGGGGGGTATTAGATAATAGTCTATTAGACTTTTGTTATTGGACCTATCTGTTATTAAGTTAATACTATAGTCATTTTAAGTTAGAAAAGTTAATTACGCGAGTTTGAGATACATCAATTGGAATTCGAAAGATAGAAGAAAAATGTGGCAAAGAGTTTTCccaccaaaattcaaattcaaacagcAAATGAAGATTGGAGCGAACGGTTTTCGAAGGACAACTGTTCTACATGTGGATAGAAGCAAGATTGAGAACAGTTATTTAGTTTACATACCTCTCTTATAAATAGGAGAACCTAATCCTTAGGTTGTTTTAGGGAATTCATTTTCAAGAAACAAAAACACTACTTAAAATAGAAAcacattcaaaatattttaggCCCAATCATTGCTCTGATCATGTTAGATGTAGCTGAATACCCCAACTGGTCTTCTAGGGAAGAAGAGCCTAATTTGGGTAACTATCATGGCTAGTATTATGTAACTGACTGGACTAGTACAACATGGCGAGTGGCTGGTAACTGCCACGACGAGTATCACATAACATAACGGATTGGACTATTGCCACATATGGTTGATAACATGGATTTATATTCTCACTTAATTCAATCAtacaaaatcatttatattctcacttaattttatatcattttaaaatttatattctcaCTCAATTCAATCAtacaaaatcatttatattttttttttatggcatGTCTCATACAACTTACCACTCTCAACAATCATCTAACAAGGTTATAGTATGATATCTAATTTTGTAAAAGTGGGGGGAAAAGCACATGAAAATTCAGGTGAAAAAAGAACATGGACCTATTAAACAAACCATCATAATAAGAACATGGATCAAGagctttgaaaaaaagtgtacgATTTTAGCTtgagttaaaataataatatataataatatataatttgtaacaaaaaaaataaaataatatataatagaaTGCACATCATTGTCTTTATCACCAAAAAGAAACGATTAGCATTGTAATTATGCataaaaatggaaagaaaagcAACCAAAGAGAAGGAAGGACCCACACGGTTTCTCCATAAAGATTTTGATTCTTGGAATAACATGGATGATGCTTACTCTCACAAAGCACCAAAGAATTGTGATATTATTGACTATAAGTCTAGTGTCACATGGTTGCACAATTTCGATTTGGTGAGAAATCACCTATCAAGAAAAAGTTCTCATGGCTTTAAGACCTTAAAGCTGAAAATCATTTCTTGtgtcattttcttttctttaatttaatgttttgtttacttttttattttaaatttgggTCCAACATCTTTAAGTAATATAACTCTTCCGCGAGtcttaattcaactaacaaATATCGATATTGTTAAGTGAAACGtctttgtttgaatttgaactcAGGACCTCGAGTTGTGTGTATAAGTTTCAAtggtatattttttttgaacaaaataaaCTCATTGTATTTCATTCAACATGATAGAAGAGATACAACTAGATGGATAATAGTGATAAACACTAGGATTAGACTGAACTAAAGACGCCATAGCAAGACTGTGAGCGACTCTATTGACCTGCCTCCTAACATAAGCTATATTGTAATTACATTAGAAAGAAAGTTTCCATGGTATTTGTCActtcatcttaaaaaaaaaatactcttaaTAACTTGGACTCTAGCAAGGATTAAAACTTGAGTTGCAAGGTGAAACTAATAGAACTGAGCCAGAAAATTGGACTACTTAAGGCCCAAATATAAGAAACAGATATTGTAACAGTAAGTGACACTCTAATGCTTGACCCAAAAaaatgttttctcttcccaccccccgtgaatcttttatcccccctgaatttccaattttgcccttgaaaaaacttcggttcgtagaaaccgaagttttttttgccttgaaaacaaatttcggtttctaaaaaccgaaatttactctgaatttgcactagaaaaaattcgatttctgcgaaccgaatttttctgcaaggacaaaattgaaatattaggggtataaaagattcatgggaggtgggaagagaaaacatccccAAAAAATGTCACTCTTAAAACTGGTGATTAATTGGTCactcttaaaaaaatgtcactCTTAAGGCCCAACTTTACCCAAGTTTTTTAAAGACTGCATAAGGACACATAATTGCATTTGCAGATGAAGATAACAAAAATCAGACCATGGAAATTAAGACTTATCCAAAGTGTGtactattttcatttaataaaaaaatagtaatgaaACTGTGAAGATGTAATATAAACTTCATGATGATAACTTAACAAACCAAGGACAACATAGGATACATAGAACATACATAAATCAACATCAGTGTATGATACAAAATCAGTTTATTTATGCTAGCCTTCTCATCTTGACATTTAAAGGGATTTCCTTGTAAGATGGAATCTTCTCAGCTGCCCTTCTCAAGGGTCTTCCAAAAGAATGCCTTGGTGCTTCATTTCTTAAACAAGAGTTTTCTCTTCTTTCAGTTTTTGCAGATGAAGAAATTGGTTTATCCGATTGAGTGATAGCGTATTGAGCGTCTTCTATCTCAAACAAATTTTCTAGAGGTTCGTGTTGATGGACCTTTGACGTAGCAGAATGTCTCCTCAAACTTCTTCTTCTCCTGTGTTGTACCAATAAAGGAGAGGAACTTATCACATTGGAAATTTTGAGCTAATAGTCAAATTTTTCCTCTAAATTGCGAGCATCGATTAAAGTAGTCACTGAATTTTACGAAATAGCAAATACATTCATGAAACTGTAACATGTCAGTTAAAATGGTTCATCTGTTAACTTCTTTGATTAAATGCTATTATGACATGACACACTAAAAGAACATATGACCTTCCATGCGGATACCACATCACCGCAAACTTACGTGGCACATTAAATTCATGGATTTCatgaatttaattttggaaCTATGGTAATCTCATGTATGTAATTAATTTCAAGCACTCTGCACTCATCAGAACTAAATTTATATGTCTGGTTCACAATAAGCTTAGGTATCCAATGAACATGAGAACTAACCTATTGTCTTTAACTTTTTCTTTGCCTGTATTCTTTGTGGATGTGGAAGCAGTAGAAGAACCAGTAGCTGCAAAGTTTCATAACAAAGTTAAACAGAATTAAGAAGAGAATGTTAGAAAAATATGTGAATGAAGAATGTTAATCCTAGCACTTACATCTACTCCTTATGCGTCTCCTGTTCAAACAACATTGTTTTTCATCATTGCTAGTTATAGGCGATGGATGCGcttctttttcatcttcttcctttgcTTCTTTTTCATCTTCTACCTTTTAGCCAATCAAAATATACAACAAAGAAAGATTGATTGAGCAACACCATTCATCAATGCCTTCAttcaatatgaaaaaaataagtgAAGAGTTTATTGATAAGGCACCTTTAACTGTGATAATGATGCATTTTTTTCAGAGTCAATCTCCACTTTTTCCTGCAAAAACGGTTTGCTAGAAGAAGGGGGACACTAGTAAAGGGAGAACATTATATTAGACCTATATTGTTAAGTTAGCAGAAAACTAAGATCAGATACACCAGTTACTCAATGAACCTAAAAGATCGGAGGAAGCAAGTAAAAGACCATTTGGAGATGCATTATAAAGCGACATTCATCAGTTGATGACAAACACATTAGCAATGGCTATTGaatcataatttaaaataacttgGCGGTTAATCTTTCTATaaagaagggaaaggaaaagAAGATATTCTATCAGTATCTATTataaagaagggaaaaaaagCTGTTCAAAAAACAAAGGGAAAGAAAGATATTCTATCAGTACACCATGAGACAAACTTTCAACACATTTTCTTCCCACACACGACTTTTTACACATTATCGACCCGCTATTGAAGTTAATTTACTGCATGTTTAGATTCactttttattagaaataacaaaaatgattctagaaaaatataatttatgttaTCACAGTTATTTTTGCTTTAAGAGTTATCGAACGTGATTTATCTCATGCATATCTAAACACACACTTAGTAACTGAGAATCAAGCTTAAAAGCACACCTGCATGTTGAAGGTCTTTCCATTAATCAAAGCAGCCCTCCACAATATTTCATGCTGCAGTGTTTTTATCTGAAACACAAGTACCATCAAAGTcaccaaattaagaaaaaaacagGCTTAAGTAAGACGATAATTTCAAGTTCGTAAAAAAAAGAGAAGTCGGAGGAATGAACTCACCTTATCCCTCCCTAAGTTAAGCTCCTGCGAAATTTACcataaaaaacacaaatcacTGTCATCACCCTCAAAGTAAACTTCAATTCAGTCCCTAAATTATCCTTAATTTTACTACTTAGTCCACACAGTCCCTAACATTTTGTCAAATTCATGTCCTCCATTTTTCGgctaatcaaatcaaatttttaattagtCCTTCGGTTATATATTGACAAGATGTTAGAGACTAATGTGACAGAGATGTCAAAATGTTAAGGACTACTTATTACTTTCATATATTTTAGGAAGCATGTAACACAGACACAGACACTTCAGatgtgtcagtgtccgtgtctATGTCGATGCTTCACAGTTATGGACTAACTAGGAGAGAGATACTTAATAAACTAAATATAGGGTTTATTATTagaggagggatccgttgactccaagagtaagtcaaccattgacttactccgcttaataactcgataacGACATTATAtatcttcaatccaaccgttgaattcaaagatctcgttgagtagatcaactccacaaatttttataaaaattcaaaaagtgtagttatgtattcagactattgaaattcaacggtttttttaaaggtttgtcgtacgttcaattgaagttactagaaaaagtatcaaacggttttgaattttaataaaaatttgtggagttgatctactcaatgagatctttgaattcaacggttggatcgaagaaatataatgtcgaTATCAAGTTAAACCTGTTATACATTATTCTTAAAATTTTAGGTtttggtctaactcaaccttacaaaaccggctgaTAAAGTGAGAATTATCTCTGCTTATAAACATTTGCATACCATCTCTCATCTAATGCGAGATTCTTAACAATTATACAACTGGAAAATGAACTTACCGCTAACATGAGACTATTGGACTGAGCAAGATTCCAATTTTGCATTTGCAACTTCTTCATATCAGCTCGCATTCTCTGCAATTCAGCTCCACTCCTTTCTAACATTTTACTGTTCAAACCaaatcaaggaaaaaaaaaacactttctCCAATTctcccaaacaaacaaaaattaatcactATTTTCCCCTTCTAGaagcaaaaacaataatttcaaTTCCATAAGCCACAACTACACGAATCACAAAAcaatttcaata encodes:
- the LOC123919894 gene encoding shugoshin-1-like isoform X1, translating into MQTEKPKMAKKSIGNIMRKRLSDITNSSQSQQDNNNQPLSLDNNSIQQLLKERANLINLLAERNKMLERSGAELQRMRADMKKLQMQNWNLAQSNSLMLAELNLGRDKIKTLQHEILWRAALINGKTFNMQEKVEIDSEKNASLSQLKVEDEKEAKEEDEKEAHPSPITSNDEKQCCLNRRRIRSRSTGSSTASTSTKNTGKEKVKDNRRRRSLRRHSATSKVHQHEPLENLFEIEDAQYAITQSDKPISSSAKTERRENSCLRNEAPRHSFGRPLRRAAEKIPSYKEIPLNVKMRRLA
- the LOC123919894 gene encoding shugoshin-1-like isoform X2, yielding MQTEKPKMAKKSIGNIMRKRLSDITNSSQSQQDNNNQPLSLDNNSIQQLLKERANLINLLAERNKMLERSGAELQRMRADMKKLQMQNWNLAQSNSLMLAELNLGRDKIKTLQHEILWRAALINGKTFNMQEKVEIDSEKNASLSQLKVEDEKEAKEEDEKEAHPSPITSNDEKQCCLNRRRIRSRSTGSSTASTSTKNTGKEKVKDNRRRSLRRHSATSKVHQHEPLENLFEIEDAQYAITQSDKPISSSAKTERRENSCLRNEAPRHSFGRPLRRAAEKIPSYKEIPLNVKMRRLA
- the LOC123919894 gene encoding shugoshin-1-like isoform X3; translation: MQTEKPKMAKKSIGNIMRKRLSDITNSSQSQQDNNNQPLSLDNNSIQQLLKERANLINLLAERNKMLERSGAELQRMRADMKKLQMQNWNLAQSNSLMLAELNLGRDKIKTLQHEILWRAALINGKTFNMQEKVEIDSEKNASLSQLKEEDEKEAHPSPITSNDEKQCCLNRRRIRSRSTGSSTASTSTKNTGKEKVKDNRRRRSLRRHSATSKVHQHEPLENLFEIEDAQYAITQSDKPISSSAKTERRENSCLRNEAPRHSFGRPLRRAAEKIPSYKEIPLNVKMRRLA